In Rutidosis leptorrhynchoides isolate AG116_Rl617_1_P2 chromosome 6, CSIRO_AGI_Rlap_v1, whole genome shotgun sequence, the DNA window GGTCGTTCTGCAATGAAATGAGTAATATTCATCGAAACTGCCATTAGAATGACCCTAAACTTAATATTAGTACACAAATAAAATCCAAAAGTCCCACAAAGTGTATTTTAGTACATAAAACCTCTGTCGTATCCACATCTAAAAGTTCATATTATGATTTGAACAATATATTTATTCATAAGAATAAAGGAAATTTAAATTGTGGACACAAAGTGTTTCAAGTCAGAATGACCCGTAAACTTTTCGACACATTATGGAACCCGCTAGACACGCCCATTTTGTCACTTCTAACTCTAAACCATATTCTAAGCTAAATGAGTACTAGACCCATAATCTATCTTTTGGTATTAAACAGCGAGCAAAAAGAGAGATGAAGTCATTCACAGCAACACAACAGGCAAAATCGCTGGTAATCCCTCTATGAAATGGTGACAACTACAGTTGCAAGGTGCTTAGTGCATGATCCTCTGTGTTTAATCCCCTTAAAGAACTATAGAAATAAAGGTGTTCTTGGGTGTACAGCCTTTTTTTATGTACATAATATAATATATGAGTATGATTCCAGGTTATGTTTGCTTGTATACCACAATGGATTTTGAAACACGGTATGTATTTAGCCTGCCTTAATATTTGTTTTATCCATGTGCTCCCAACCTTTACAAAATATGAAATTACCTTATTCAAAATGTTGTTTTTCTTTTTACTTTTCCAAATCATTAGTGGAGAAATAGATGATATTCTTTACTTATAACTGGATTAAAAAGGTAAATTAAGGTTGCATTTGATAAATAAATGCTTTAGTGCTGAATAGTTCATAATCTTAATGATTCAATGTCTCTTACTAAACTTTATCTGAATGAAAATAAGATATTTGATAATATGAACGAACAGCAAATTGTTGTAAATTTAGAGTTTCGATTTCAGATTTCTGAGAGTCGTGTAATCACTTTCAGATCAAAGTATTTCGATGTTACTATCGAAATCTTCAATCGGATAAAACTCAGAATATTTGAACAATCGATCTGTGTTTTTTGTGTATGTGAATTTGAAAACGTACCAGGAAATTAAATAACCAAAAAACGGGTTCATAACTGCCGAATGGCAGTTCAATCTATAACTGCCAAGGCAGTTTCATAACTGCTAAAAAAGGCTCAaaaccgggcttttattttgggtcaaaccgggtcaaaatcgaattttaaAAAAAGACTCTGCCCCTTGgacttggaccccgctatcgggggcgctgcccccgaacccccgtcataatcaagataagttcaaacaagtgtgcactccacactttcccaaacttgttcgatatttatcaagattattttggttaacaaattaatcccattacacttaaatcatattggtgacacaaatcaccaacacaaATTAGGTAAAATTATCTTATTAACGTGttacattaataaaaaaaattcaatAATATACTTGTTTGTTGAGTGTTCTGGATATAATTTAAGGAAGATATTACGAAAAATTTAgatgcttaatggttaagagagtgtttcagctCTAAATAGCTCAGCACTAAATGCTCAACCATTCAACCTCATATGTTATTTAGAGATCGCCTTGAATGCTAAATGGTCCAACATTAAGCGCTAAATTCATTCAATTTTATAGGTAAACACACACACCTAAGTATAATATCGAACCCATCAAACCAATAAAAATGTTTCACATTCGTACATGAAGTTGAAACAACTAATATACATAATGTATTAGTTTCGTCTTCTTTCtccatcatgtttatacaaatttaaatCTTAAAAAAACAATTGTAAAGTTAAACATTACACACCTGCAACATGAAAATACCCCTATGCAGAGGTAACTTCCAAATGCAAGAGATTGTTGACGGAACACCATGTGTCGTACTTGCAGTTGCAGCAAACATAGTGATAGCCACAAAGCGTATAATCTTACTGAAATCTAGCACACATGTACCATGATTAGCAATAACAACCATTATACGGTCCAGCAACTCCAAATAAGAGACCAAATTTAACAACTTTATGACGCATAACAGAGCTCAAACGAAATGAACCACCCTATTTCAACTTCTTTTCAAGGGATTTTACTAGGTTTGGCTGGTTGGACGTACAACTGTGAGTAGATTCAAAACGACATCCAAATTTGGTTTTCGGATTTGTAGTTGTCATCACCTATAAATAAACAAATGCCACCTAAGGCTTATCTTTTTGCTTTGTTTGACCACCCTTTGAAACAACACTAACTTTTCCTGGATGCATTCTTAACGCATTAGCAAACATCCGTTTTGCAGCTCCAATATGTTCCTCTTTAACATAATGCTTGGGAACATTTACATTAGTTGAAGCCTCAACTTTTATGCTTGAAGGTGTCTTCCGAATGGAACGCATCTCATTGTTTCCACTTACACGTTGTTGACCATTTGACTTTGGATTAGTTTCAAAGCTTGAACCAGTATTTTGACCTTTTAACTGACTTTTCACCTCACTAGCAGGTTCCTGGGCATCTTTGACCTGTATATCTTGATTAGATTGTTTGACTTTTTGACCAAGCGCATGAGCAATCATACGACGAGCAACTACTGGATTATTTCGAGGCCTCTCTTCTTTAAACAATAATTCCATGTCATCATTGTCTGTCGAGAAAATTCGTTTCCGAGCTGCCAAGTAAGCTGCTTCTCGATCCTCAAGAGAAATTCGAGCAGATAACGTTTCTACCCTCGCCCCTGAGTAACATAacaataaatttataaaatattaaatggGCTGAATGATTTAATAGTCAGACATAACATAGTCAAGTACCCACAAAAGaacttttgtttaaaggttaacaaAAGAAAACTCTAACACTACAATAACTATAGTTTATGTCATCAGTCAACCGAACGCATTAAACCGGTCTTGACCTATAACTTAACCCTACAGGGATCAATTCCAAGCCATTTACTTACGATTCTGTTACATTTTATAACCAATAAGATCAAATGGGTATAAGAGACAAATTGAGTAGAAAGTGGATCAAACGAGTAGCCCATAGTGTATTAGTAATGCATAAAAAACTTGACATCATTCAGTTAAAAAATAGAATATTATTGAAATAACAGAGTTTTTGTAATCATATTTGATGATTGCAGGTTTTGAGCTACTCCAAAAAATTACATCTTTTGACCCATCACCCAACCAACCCGATCTGCACCTGCCTTAAACATAATCCTAAAAACAAAATTGTTTACTAGACTTGGACAAAAACAATACCAGCAGAGACATTATGTCGTCGCGATAAGAGCTGCTGGGATGTAACTGGAGAATGGTAGTCATCATGCTCCCATAACATATCTGCAACAAGAATCGATGGTCTGCAAATCAAAAGATAGGAAACTAATGTGTTGATCAGAATCTTAAAAGTTAACAAGCCAACAGCAAAAACACGTACTAATAATTATACATTAAGTTGTTATTAATCTAACTTGTCAGCAGACAAATAGAAACAAGGGATATAATTGTTTGTTAGATATACATCGACGTGTCTTCACAACGTTTTAAGACAAGACGCCTATCATCTCCTTCACCGATAGATTGATGAGAAAATCTTGAATACAAAAAAGAAAGATTGTTACTTTCAGAAAACTGCATAACAAAAGGTGAAAAGTAGAGCAGACAATATAcaggatataataataataataataataggaccaAAAGGATGATACCCAAATATATCAGCTAGGCGGTGTAATAGTAGACGGTTATAGGGATTCATTGGCTCCATCTCCAGCACCTTGTCTAAGCTACAATACAGCATAATAAAAGGACTACTTATTTCCCTGTATACCAGCAAAAAGAGACAACTTGCATAAACAACTAAATAACATGATTAACTACATCATAAATAACAAAATGAGTAATGCTATATATGCACAAATTCAAGCCTTCTCCACTCAACATCTAACAGATCATATATTACATGTATCTCTCCTTCCCATTCTCATTGATTTATACACATTTACCAATCAAAAGTTTCGAACTTGAATTAGGTCAGTAGTTAAAAGGATGCAATACCTTGTTTCATCTTGAAGGAAATCCACTAGCATATCCTCTACTGAAAGAACAAGGTGCTTGCAAGAAAGATTGTCCTTTACAAGACAAGCTAGTTCTTCTACCTGCAATTTTAGTTGCAATTCAACCACATATTATTATCAGAAATTAATATGATGACTATTAATCTTCTTCGAGAGAACTATTAAGTTGTAATTTGGATCTGAGAGTTTGTTTAGATAACATAATTAAATGTTAACAGACTTTAAAATAATCAACGTGCAAATAGACAACAATAACAACAGTGTAAATAAAATAAACGGAAAAACTGTGCATTAATGGAAGGCTAAAAGCAAATATGCTACCGAGCATTTTGACCATTTTCGAAAAATGATTTGACCATAATATGATTTCCGATTGCCAgggtacacacacacacaccttaCCCTGCAAActaaacacaaacacaaacacacacacacacacacacacacattacccTGCAAACTTACGCATACATTACCGTGCAAACTACAAACATAAATCACTAAAAAAAACTATCTAAGCAtcaaaattggaatgatttgtagaAAAATAAGAGCTTTACCATCGAGAATTGAGTGAGACTCATGTTATAAATTAACAGTTTTATACCAATTTGTTGAtttttctggtaatttgacgaaaccCTAACTTCGTGTGAACGAAATTTTGATGATTTGGAATTCTTTTTTGTTTCTGGTTTCGTATGAGGAAGGATTTGTGTTTGACATCTTAAATGACCCTTTTAACCTTATTGCTTTAGGTGTTCAACTTGTTGAGTCTTACGGCCCGGAGTCTCAAATTGGGCTAGTAAAGTAGTTCCTTTTGGGGCCAGTTTTTGAAATGACCATTCTGGCCTTATGCTACGAGGATAAGCATAAGCATGTAAATAAATTGAAAGAACAGATAAAATTTATGTATGTATGTTCTTGTTCATGTCACTGATAACATATGTTTGATCGTAAACATAAACATTACACACGTATAAAACGAATATATGGATTAGTGATCAATCACAAGATTATTGTACGGCTTAGAAATTATAAAAAGTCTCCTCATTTGAATAAAATTATCGAATAAAGATATAAAGTAAAATTTTTGAATTTAGATAACAATATAAACCTGAAGTATAGAAAAGTTTTACTTCATCAAGTTACCCCTCTTTCGTATAATTATATACTCCGTGATTTACCTGAAATTTTTTACTCGTTTAGCGAGTCAACTATTCCAAAGGTTCGATAATTAATTTAGAAGCACTTAAAAGCTACGTAGTATATATTCCATTGTAAAACTGTTGTATTCATTTTAAAATTATCGTAAAACACATAACCATCTACTCCTTAATTAACTACTCCACCCGTCCCAAAAAAAACAGTCTTGTTTGACTTTTTGTTAGATTTAAGATATAGTAATGAATTGTCTAATTTGTCCTTTATTGAATGTAGTTATAAAGAGTAACTAataaattaattgatatatttaaagTTAAATTTCCAAAATTAAAAAGGACATAATTGGAACTTTAATTATGTTTAATAGTTATTTAGAGAAAGTGACAATAATTTTGGGACAAACCAAAAAAGAAAGGTGGACAGCttttttgggacggagggagtaattcaGAAGAACCGGGCCATTTAACGGTAATGCAAAGCCCAGTTGTATTGGCGGATTTATTTCGTGTTATTGGACCATTTGATGAGACTTTATTCTAGACTTAATTGCATCGAGATTTCATATCCTCACATTCATCGACTTTCCAATTTTAGCTTGAATCATACTCGACATTAACGTAGATTTAGCAACATTACCAAGTTCTGATTGTTCAAACAAACTAAATAAAATCATTGTATTCGAGCTTCACCCGTGGGAGTTTTACCACATGCGATGCTCGAATGGATTCGCAGTGGGATTTCCTCTGAGGGACGGTACATATGACTGTGTTGGTTTGTCGTAGGAAATGATCTGGGTAGGTGAGTTCCGACATTACGTTAGACCCCGGTCAGTAATTCCTAACCGCCGTTAATAAAAATCAGCCTTATACAAACCAACCCCTTCCTAGCGAATTATGTCCACTCTGATACCTTTACCACACAGATTCAGTCTTGCACTAATGTGTATACGTGATAAATGTGAGACAAGAAACGTATCATTCAACTGCAGTTCTTGCAAGTTGTGACTCATTAAATGCAAAACAACGAGAAATTAGAAATAAGTAAACATCAAATTCGTATAAGTTTTGACTAATCCACACAATGTGTTCTAGTTAATTTTGAAGCCAAAAAATTGGAAATTATTTTGACTTGAGCCATATGTTCAAACATTGTGCCTAGCTCCCAATTCAAGAAAACAGATGTTAAAATAAGCCACCATTGATAACCACATGTGTGtagcaaaaacaaaaaaaaaaaaaaaaaagttacgaAGTGCAATAATAGGGCATAAGTTTCTACATCCATTAATTATTTCTTTTTCCGAAAGAAACCCAAGCTTACGATCATAAGTTTGAGACAACGAATATTAAAATTACACAAAATCCGAATTAGTAATGAATTTGGGATTTTATTCTGGTTTGCCTAACttctaattctcacgtttaaattgATTGGAATATTTTTGGCGTTATTCATCTTCATGGCTTCCAAAATTGATCCGTTACGAAAAGAGATGGACACGACGCTCTTCGCAAGGATATAAATAATTGATTTGGGCTAGTGAATGTTTATGGGGAAGAAGAAAATAAGAACACTTACGATATGGATAGTAGACAAACGAACAAAACAATTTGTGaactttttttgtttttttatatctCTCTCTTAAGTGTATACAATTAACTACAGATAAGAGGCTATTTCTTCTCCCAAATTTACAAGTAACATGACTAGTAAAATAGAGGCTTCTTCCCTCTTTGATTCACCATCGATACATTTATAGTAAGAAGTAAATCAAGCAACTTTCTCCATGTTTCCCACTGCCTGGAATCATGGGCACTTGCCAACGAACATGGGATTGTGGAGTAACTAAACGAGGTAATGTAAATAACCTCCTCCTTTTACCCTTTCCCATCGTCCTTGTTTTTCTCGGAGTCGGTTAGATCGTCTCGGATCAAAAATGGCGTCCCTGAGGAAAATGAATAAAAAATATGTAAAACTGATAAATATTACAAAGAGCATGCATCGTTGGaacttataaaaactaaataaacatAAATGAATTCTTTTTTAAACTTAATAAAATACCTGTTGTTTATTGGTGATTATAAAGGAGTTGATGTCTTGTTCCCCTATATCAATAAAGCCTTCATTTGTCTCTATTCCTTTTAGTTCTGGAGCATCCACAATGCCGTTGGTGAAAACTGATAGTTCTGGACATTCTTTGATTACCAATGTACTCAATGATGGCAACAGAAACTCCTTCTCCCATAAGCAAAATCCTTTTATACTTCCAAGATGTTCAAGTTTTAAGGACTTTAGGCAAGGTAACTCTTTTCTCTCATAGTCATCATCTTCCTTAATAATTTCCGTCAATCTATAGCAATGTGTGACATGTAGCTCTTGGAGTTGCATGAAACTACTAACCATTGAAGTTACAAATACATCGTCTAACCAATTACAATTGTGAATAGAAAGTTTTGTCAGGTTCGGTAACTCTAATTGTCTCCACTTATTGTTCTTCCATAAGTACCTCAAATTGCTCAGCTCTTCTAAGTCCACTTCTCTTAGTTTTGGAAGTTTCACAACACTAGTTTGCGATTCGTTGTTAAAATTACTATCTGTCACTTCCAATTCTACTTCAAAAATCTTGTTTGCCTGTTCACACCTCTTTGCATGTATCTTTTCGAGATTTTTCAGTTGTAACAACTCGTCGAATGCAATAATCACTTCGCTTCTTCCGTTTTCCACATTTATTTCTTTAATATCCTCTAAAAAGAGAGGTTTCTCATCATTTGAAATTGCAGGGCAGGAAGTTGTACTCTCTAAACTCGGGGATGTGATCTGCACAAAACATATAAATAAAAACGATTATTAAAGATTGGACATTTTCATAATTACACAACgcataataaatatatatgtacctgATCAGGTGAAGGGGACGTCATATAGAAGTTATAACGTTCAGGACTAAGTTTTCCGAAGATTGGATATTCCACATACTTGAGCCTCGGAGCTATTGACTTACTACATGTGAAAGCTGCCATTTTGGGGCATTGTTCAATGTAAACATCATTCAATAATGGCCATTGGAATTCTTCTATTATCCCCGTGAAAAAACCTTCAAGGTTTGACAGAGAGATCAACTCAATTACTTCCAGACGAGGAAACACAACAACAACCTTATTATCATTAGGTGTTGTAGTAGTTTggtctccttcttcttcttcctccctcACAATCACTTTCATTGCCTTGCACCTTTTTATTCTTATCTCTTTGAGTTTCTTAAGGCTTTCAAGTGTAGAAAATGTGAATATATATTTCAAACTGTCACATTTAATGATATGCAACGTCTTTAGGTTTGACAGTTTATGAGCAGTAATGTTTCCATGTCTCAGTATTGGACGAGAAGTATTGGTAGCACCACTTCCTTCATCAGAGATAGTAGTACTATGAAACCCATTGTCGTTCTCTACTGTAGATGAAAATACCTCCTTCATTGAGTTGCAGTATCCTATCACCATCTCTTCAACCTTTACCCATTGCCCTGTTGTATAAGATGGAATCACACTTGACAAAGCATCACATTTTCTTATATGTATCTTTCGAGAGTATAGGCATAAGGACCAGTAAACGACCCCCACCTCAGGAACCTGTAACTTAAAATGCCAATTGTATTAATAGAGCTTAACTATAACTAATGGTTGTTACCAATGCAAAAAAAAAGCAAAAGAGAAATTAATTAAGGTTGGGGGCGTTTCAAATAATAACACGCTTGCTTGCAAGCAAGCTCTCAGCATCACAAAATTAATACTCCGTATTAATATTTGTGTATTAACGTAATCGTTCATATGGATATTCTAAACAATAATAACTAAGAGGATCGAACTCTAGACCTCTTCATTGAAGTAAATCGAACATTTAGGAAATTATAATCCTAAGGTCAACTTTCAATATATTGATTGAAGAATGTTAAGGGTGATaaatattttttaatgataaaacTAATCACTGGAGCCTAAAGTAAAATAACAACAGTCGTACTTTAAAATTCATAACTACGAGCATCCCACGAGCTTAATTATAAAATGAACGTGATTATCATAAATAATCTTTTAATCGATTCTTCAACGACCGTGCATCACATGGGCTAAAAACCTAGTATCATATATATCTAACTTAATAATGACAAATACGATAGCTTAAAATTAAGTTGGGCGAACATGAATATAAATGTAACAAATGGACAGTTCTGAAAATATAAAAGGTTCTGAAAGacaaatttatataataatatagagATAGCTACATTAAGGTTAAGAATACAAGTACACTCAAGACTTACCTTGAGCTGATCATGAATGAGATTAGTTGTACCCTTAGCTACGCCACCACCAACATGCTTGAGAATAGGAAGCCTATAAAGAGTGAATGAATCAAGATGACGGAATAAAGTTGTAGTAGATGGTGTCATCTTTTCATGTTTATCATCATCTCTGTTTGAAACTACTTCTTCCATGCCTTTACAATCCCAAATTTCGAGTTTCTTTAGGTTGGATATGAGTGTCGCCATGAGAGGTGCAAACAAGTACTTGATACTCTCGCAATTATCCAACTCTATGGTCGTGATGTTATGGAATAAGGATGTTGGATGTTGATTTTGACAAATAAAATAGTCATTCCAATTACACTTCCACACATGAGTCATCCTATTCATATTCCACAATTTTAATTTGCAAGGTCGTTGCTTGGGCATAGTTGTTATCAAGTCTCTACTACTTTGACTTTGACTCTTCATGTCAAACACCACATCCACATCATAACTAATTAGTGTAATGTCAGGAAGCTGACGAAAAGTGTGTAAGAGAGATGATGGGATTGCAACTACAGGAATCATCTGCATAAAAGGAATTACCCAGTACAAGTAACTTAATACAGAGCATTATTCTTACATTTTCTCATTTTGACATTGAAGTCTTTAACACAAATAACCTATGTATAAAGCGGATTTTCATAATTATAGTATCTTTCGAACAGTTGTAgacttataataaattttaaaaattacacGTGTCCGTGTGGTTTGTGAGTAATTACAAGTTGGGTTCCGAATGTGGATTGATTTGCAAATATTACGTGGATCGTCCCCCTGTGTAAGAAAAACTAAAATTAATGTAATTGTATAAAATATGACAGCCATACCTCTTGTTTTTGGTCATGTGTTAGCAATTCACTCCTTTGTCCACAAGCGATAATATCGATGTAGTTAAGTGCTGCCATATTAAAATAGATGGTGGTAGGCATGAATATACTTCTAAACTTATCACAGTTCTGAATTCTTAATGATTCTACGCCTTGAAAATCATGGATGATAATACCAGAACCAGAATTATTATCATCTCCTCCTTCTATCCTCCACACCTCTTTTAAGTTCTCTAAATTAGAAACTTCAACACTTCTTAAGCTGTTGCTGCTGCTGCCACTAACATTACCAATACTTCCCTGCAAGTCTATGTTGAATAACACTTCAATGGAACTACAATATCTAACTACAAGAGTTTCTAAATGAGTCAGTAATCGCATTGGATTCCTTGGAAAAAGATTCACCATACTCTTACAACGGCTCACTTTAATCTCTCTCAACGTGGAAATATAGTCAACTTCCTCCAAACTAGTAGCAGTTTCACACCATATCTCCTTCAACTTCTCCATTCCATTAATTTTCAAACTCCCCAACTTCGGGATCAAAACCTACACAATAATTAACACTTGTAATATCCATAAATAGCTAACAAGATTTATTGTTAGAATTAGTTGTAGTGTTTTGATTTAGTTGAATGTGATTGATTAGTTTTAGTTAGGATTGTTTATTGATTAGTTGAATTGTTGTTGTAAGTGAGGGGATGTTTTATAGAATATGAAGACTTAGTGTTAGTGTTTAGAAAGGAATGGTTTTTATTTCTTGAaattttgttgtgtttttgtacaTCAACTTTGCAAACATCTTAGCCTATTTATAGGCCTCCTAAGTTGGCTAGAATCATCTAGCAATTGCTAATCTAGATTATTCTAATTAAATATCTACTAGTTAATATCTAATACTACTACATAATTCTAGATTAATCTTTTTATTCCTAATTACATGTAGATGAGTCTAGAAATACATTACTATATTTCAACACTCCTCTTTAATGTATTTCGATGTTACTCCGAGCATGTTGCGTAGGAACTCGAACTTTGgtcttggaagtgctttggtgagtATGTCTGCAATTTGCTCTTCAGTtttgcagtattttaattcaatcTCTTTCTTAGCGGTGACTTCTCGTAAGAAGTGATATTTGATATCAATGTGTTTTGTTCTACCATGAAACACAGGAGTTGCCATTGcaattgcagacttgttgtcgcagAATATTTGAGTAGCTTCGTCTTGTTTTTCGCCCATGTCTTCAAGTATTCTTCTTAGCCAtttagcttgattagctgagtttgcggctgcgacgtactcggcttcggctgacgattgtgccacggtttcttgtttctttgatgcccATGAGAAGACtccagatccaagtgtgaatgtgtatccagaagtacttctcatgtcatccaccgatccggcccaatcactatctgtgtatccatgaagcttcgagtctatagtgggcttgtaccatattccatagtctATGGTACCTTGTaagtatcttaatattctttttgaagctccgtaatgtatttgtgtagggtttttcatgtacctggatagtagactggttgcgtacatgatgtctggtcttgtggctgttagatatagtagacttccaatgagacttctgaatcttgaagtGTCCGCTTTCTCTGATCCATCTTCTTTTCTCATCTTCTCATTGACGACTAGTGGCGTGGAGACAGTtttacaaccgtatagtttaaattttttcaggagattttcagtgtatttcttttggcatatgaagatgccttcattttcttgactgatttcgatgccaagaaaatagcgcatcaatccaaggtcgctcatctcgaatgttttcatcatgtcttctttaaactcttgtatcattctctcattgtttcccgtatatataagatcatcaacatacaaggaaataatgagagtgtcagagttaccttgggttttgataTAGAGTGTGGGCTAACTTTGACTCCTCCTGCTGTCAATCGGctataccaagcacgtggtgcttgtttaagtccatatagaGCATTCTTTAGCTTCAGGACTTGATCTTCTTTTCCCTTCTGgatgaacccttgtggttgctctacgtatatttcttcttctagaaacccatttagaaaggctgatttcacatctagttggtgaatcttccatCTTCGTTGAGCTGCTAGCGCCACAAGAGCTCTTATAGTATCCAATCGTGCTACGGGTGCGAAAGTTTCGTTGTAGTCGACTCCAGGCTGTTGTgaatagcctttagctactagccttgctttatgtttttgtatagaaccatcaggattgagctttgttttgtaaacccactttactccaatggtttctttattttctggatgatcaactaactcccatgtgttgtttttctcgatcattctgatttcttcattcatagcagccacccacttttcatctttggatgcaacttcatagctttcaggttctatagttgtgaaGTTGCAAGTCTCGTACACCTCTGCTAACTTTTTGACTCTTCCAGGTGTTGACTCTGGACTTGATTCGTCTTGTGTTAATGGTAATGTTGCCGACAGAGAAGTTGGCGTAGTAGGGCTCGTTTCTCCAGTACTTTCATGACTAGGATCCTCCGTTTGTAGTGGTTGTTGAGCTGGAGTTTCTATAGATATCCTCGGCAAATATGTTTGCTTTTCAACTTTATCTTTctcccagttccaagaagcgtcttcgtcaaactccacgtctcggctaATCACGATGTTATTAGTCTTCAAGTTGTAGACTCAGTAACCTTTTGATTGTGTActatagcccaagaatattcccttctctgatttttcttggag includes these proteins:
- the LOC139855219 gene encoding probable disease resistance protein At4g27220, with translation MFDKALKALEPNNECQMMALCGMGGVGKSMMMEQLKKVAEDRNMFDLVVKVVIGKSKNKMMIQDAVAENTGRSLTENDEHNRAERLHKRFEGISEDGKKKILVILDDVWEEMDLKDIGLTNPLPKGFKLLLTSRDERVCTQMGVKPCCIFKIVVLEEPEAKKLFWEIAGIVSDGDHDLIKIGEDVLRKCGGLPIAIKTIASTLRDNKDKDTWKDALVRFQNNSLLMLENVFEIRYDYLKNDDEKAIFLLTGLFPDDHNIRIEDLTRYGWGLKLFNNNLNSVSTARTRVKACVKNLIRSNLLIESDKTGYVNIHDLVRDFVLSNFSKVKQASLVNNDNISDQLRRDSYERILLKCGGMVEFPADFNQPNLTLLSLMDGEKLTKFPEDFYTRMQKLQVVAYTGIHKPLLPRRLTTLRTLCLDSCKSLGDISFLGYLINLEVLSLAFCGISNLPSAIGKLKNLKLLDLTECAADLCIDDGIFQSLNKLEELYMRARYWYPIKFTEDSCKGLKMVSNKLTALEVEEFFKSILEPKNVSFKKLERFRISLGAQLGASTSENTLKLVASKEEISECKIDELFEKTEELGLCTNGMHSLEDILKHPSEYSFCNINVLKVHKCADLTCIFTVNVVSSLTKLERLTVSECPLIESLVKGDNSGANKAIKLLKLKFLELKKLPEFVRLCDVDEVVMDLPQLMELSLDSLPNMTCIFSRMQLLLNSKVLIPKLGSLKINGMEKLKEIWCETATSLEEVDYISTLREIKVSRCKSMVNLFPRNPMRLLTHLETLVVRYCSSIEVLFNIDLQGSIGNVSGSSSNSLRSVEVSNLENLKEVWRIEGGDDNNSGSGIIIHDFQGVESLRIQNCDKFRSIFMPTTIYFNMAALNYIDIIACGQRSELLTHDQKQEMIPVVAIPSSLLHTFRQLPDITLISYDVDVVFDMKSQSQSSRDLITTMPKQRPCKLKLWNMNRMTHVWKCNWNDYFICQNQHPTSLFHNITTIELDNCESIKYLFAPLMATLISNLKKLEIWDCKGMEEVVSNRDDDKHEKMTPSTTTLFRHLDSFTLYRLPILKHVGGGVAKGTTNLIHDQLKVPEVGVVYWSLCLYSRKIHIRKCDALSSVIPSYTTGQWVKVEEMVIGYCNSMKEVFSSTVENDNGFHSTTISDEGSGATNTSRPILRHGNITAHKLSNLKTLHIIKCDSLKYIFTFSTLESLKKLKEIRIKRCKAMKVIVREEEEEGDQTTTTPNDNKVVVVFPRLEVIELISLSNLEGFFTGIIEEFQWPLLNDVYIEQCPKMAAFTCSKSIAPRLKYVEYPIFGKLSPERYNFYMTSPSPDQITSPSLESTTSCPAISNDEKPLFLEDIKEINVENGRSEVIIAFDELLQLKNLEKIHAKRCEQANKIFEVELEVTDSNFNNESQTSVVKLPKLREVDLEELSNLRRCICNFNG